One Nicotiana tomentosiformis chromosome 4, ASM39032v3, whole genome shotgun sequence genomic window carries:
- the LOC104120837 gene encoding zinc-finger homeodomain protein 2, giving the protein MALAGEDKEMRMQGSLGYHSLDQNLDQGNHHHHHQPNNNNLQPQQDHEKSSSGAAPVVPYSSGGSTNNKFKITSRARYRECLKNHAASIGGNVTDGCGEFMPCGEEGTLEALKCAACNCHRNFHRKEQQHVGADNNNNAGIMVVHPLQLPQPLPSPLPSMNHHHQHGRSVWSTMPPQPVKMAFRGSGGGGSGATDSSSEELNFNTYQQATSVPPQPQPPFVLAKKRFRTKFTQDQKEKMLEFAEKLGWRIPREDDTEVQRFCSQVGVKRQVFKVWMHNNKNPSAKKNPQEEP; this is encoded by the exons ATGGCATTAGCTGGTGAGGATAAGGAAATGAGAATGCAAGGGTCATTAGGGTATCATTCACTTGATCAAAACTTAGATCAAGgtaaccaccaccaccaccaccaaccGAACAACAATAATCTTCAGCCACAACAAGATCATGAAAAATCATCCTCGGGTGCAGCTCCAGTTGTACCATATTCCAGTGGCGGATCtactaataataaatttaaaataacatCACGAGCAAGGTATCGTGAATGCCTGAAGAATCATGCGGCCAGCATTGGTGGTAATGTTACTGACGGATGTGGTGAGTTTATGCCTTGTGGAGAAGAAGGAACGCTCGAGGCGTTGAAATGTGCTGCTTGTAATTGCCACCGTAATTTTCACAGAAAAGAACAACAACATGTTGGTgctgataataataataatgctgGTATTATGGTTGTACATCCGCTTCAGCTTCCTCAACCACTGCCTTCTCCGCTGCCGTCGATGAACCATCACCATCAACACGGCCGCTCAGTTTGGAGTACTATGCCGCCTCAGCCTGTCAAAATGGCCTTTCGAG GTAGCGGAGGAGGTGGAAGTGGAGCTACGGACTCATCAAGTGAAGAACTTAACTTCAACACTTATCAGCAGGCAACCTCAGTGCCTCCTCAACCACAACCACCATTTGTGTTGGCGAAGAAACGGTTTCGGACAAAGTTCACTCAAGACCAGAAGGAAAAAATGTTGGAATTTGCAGAGAAATTAGGGTGGAGAATTCCAAGAGAAGACGACACTGAAGTACAAAGATTCTGCTCTCAAGTTGGGGTGAAGAGACAGGTTTTTAAGGTTTGGATGCATAATAATAAGAACCCTTCTGCTAAAAAGAACCCACAAGAAGAACCTTAA
- the LOC104097483 gene encoding DNA-3-methyladenine glycosylase 1-like, protein MYNVFICSVPHSLTPPKSAESNSDSAAFKIFIHSMGEESESESQSQPNPNTTTYLTNVPRQSHSPPSKLPSRPRKFRKLSNTTDSHNNSNPRLIPRSLSSEGELESAINYLKSSDPLLIPLIQTYPLPILELSQPPFLALTKSILFQQLAFKAGSSIYSRFISLCGGECNISPDIVLGLTPQQLRQIGISARKASYLHDLARKYQNGILSDKSIVEMDDKSLFAMLTMVNGVGPWSVHMFMIFSLHRPDVLPIHDLGIRKGVKMLYGLEDLPRPSQMDQLCEKWKPYRSVASWYIWRFVEAKGANSKATVVGNSDVSLQLLLQQQHQHFLDPLNEIHNVGACAWGQ, encoded by the exons atgtataatgTATTTATATGCTCCGTCCCTCATAGCCTCACTCCTCCCAAATCAGCTGAGAGTAACAGTGACAGTGCTGCCTTCAAAATCTTCATCCATTCCATGGGCGAAGAATCAGAATCAGAATCTCAATCTCAACCCAACCCTAACACCACCACCTACCTAACCAATGTACCCCGCCAATCTCATTCACCACCCTCCAAACTCCCTTCCCGACCCAGAAAATTTCGTAAACTTTCCAACACTACAGATTCCCACAATAATTCCAACCCAAGGCTCATTCCTCGTTCACTTTCATCCGAAGGTGAACTAGAATCAGCCATTAATTACCTCAAATCCTCCGACCCATTACTTATCCCATTAATACAAACTTACCCACTTCCCATTCTTGAACTTTCTCAACCCCCTTTTCTTGCCTTGACAAAAAGCATTCTTTTTCAGCAATTAGCTTTCAAAGCTGGTTCCTCAATTTACTCTCGATTCATCTCTCTTTGTGGTGGCGAGTGTAATATAAGTCCAGATATTGTTTTAGGATTAACCCCACAACAGCTTCGTCAAATTGGGATATCTGCTAGAAAAGCAAGTTATTTACATGACCTAGCAAGGAAGTATCAAAATGGGATTTTGTCTGATAAGTCAATTGTGGAAATGGATGATAAGTCCCTTTTTGCTATGCTTACTATGGTCAATGGAGTGGGGCCTTGGTCAGTTCATATGTTTATGATATTTTCGTTGCATAGGCCGGATGTTTTGCCAATACATGATCTTGGTATTAGGAAAGGAGTGAAAATGTTATATGGGCTTGAGGATCTTCCTAGGCCTTCGCAAATGGATCAGTTGTGTGAGAAATGGAAGCCTTATAGATCGGTTGCTTCTTGGTAcatttggaggtttgtagaggCAAAGGGGGCGAATTCGAAAGCAACTGTTGTTGGGAATTCTGATGTTAGTTTGCAGCTGCTTCTGCAACAGCAACATCAGCATTTCTTGGATCCTCTTAATGAGATTCATAATGTTGG GGCATGTGCATGGGGACAGTAA